A genomic stretch from Xenopus laevis strain J_2021 chromosome 6S, Xenopus_laevis_v10.1, whole genome shotgun sequence includes:
- the LOC121395214 gene encoding uncharacterized protein LOC121395214 isoform X1: MLFISSRLSIMSCRRSGSRGSPPLREESQRRKTPRTDCIACGEAAILGKRLCEKCLQEVAGPSSDQLHSIKDWMQTTIKKSMSDMVNVVTEKVLHNLDERHKAPSSMTEVSDRPHRNTHYSSVSEGELSLTDQEEEEQSEDTCSFNLEYLEPLIKAMRFSLELDNTEDTPKHDKMFRSAVKKGEKFPVHRVIKETILEEWKTPDKKRNFSRRLKKMYPFEEEDSKLWQASPKVDAAITRVARRTTLPVDEGVSLKDAMERRQDMTLKKSYLTCGMSNQASIAITTLARANHIWIEELEQAVKAGTDRKKLIEMIQDVKTANEFTTEASMDLVRLSAKAMGLSVAARRALWLRHWHADPQSKHNLCSLPFEGSLLFGERLDKIISKASAGKSAFLPQDKRDKRPFRKNPLQEAKQYRPGKPFTRQPWRRNQGQGAPGRRDFKQDKKSA; encoded by the exons atgttatttatttcctCCAGACTGTCAATTATGAGCTGCAGACGCTCAGGCTCCAGGGG GAGTCCCCCATTAAGAGAGGAATCTCAAAGAAGGAAGACTCCCAGAACTGATTGTATTGCATGCGGAGAAGCAGCAATTCTAGGCAAAAGGCTCTGTGAGAAGTGTCTGCAGGAAGTGGCTGGGCCCTCCTCTGATCAACTGCACTCTATTAAAGACTGGATGCAGACTACCATAAAAAAATCTATGAGTGATATGGTCAATGTAGTTACTGAGAAAGTACTACACAATCTAGATGAAAGACACAAGGCGCCCTCCTCTATGACTGAGGTCAGTGACAGACCTCACAGGAACACGCACtactccagtgtttctgaagggGAGCTATCTTTAACCgatcaagaagaagaagaacagtcTGAAGATACCTGTTCTTTCAACCTTGAATACCTAGAGCCACTCATCAAAGCAATGAGATTTTCTCTGGAACTTGACAATACTGAGGATACTCCTAAACATGACAAAATGTTCAGATCAGCggtcaaaaaaggagaaaaattccCGGTACACAGAGTCATTAAAGAAACCAttttagaggaatggaagacgcCAGATAAAAAACGTAATTTCTCCAGAAGACTTAAAAAGATGTATCCATTCGAAGAAGAGGACTCAAAACTCTGGCAAGCCTCCCCTAAGGTGGATGCGGCCATCACTAGAGTGGCTCGACGTACTACCTTGCCTGTGGACGAAGGAGTCTCGCTAAAAGATGCGATGGAAAGAAGACAAGACATGACACTCAAAAAATCGTATCTAACATGTGGAATGTCCAACCAAGCCTCCATAGCCATTACCACTCTGGCCAGAGCCAACCACATTTGGATAGAAGAACTGGAACAAGCTGTCAAAGCGGGAACAGACAGAAAAAAGCTTATTGAAATGATCCAAGATGTCAAAACCGCAAACGAATTCACTACGGAAGCATCCATGGATCTTGTCAGACTCTCGGCCAAAGCTATGGGCCTTAGTGTGGCGGCCCGTAGAGCTCTCTGGCTGCGCCACTGGCATGCTGACCCGCAAAGTAAACATAACCTTTGCTCCCTCCCATTTGAAGGGTCACTTCTGTTTGGTGAAAGACTCGACAAAATCATATCCAAAGCCTCTGCAGGAAAATCGGCTTTTCTTCCTCAGGACAAAAGAGACAAGAGGCCCTTTAGAAAAAATCCCCTGCAGGAGGCCAAACAGTATAGACCGGGAAAGCCCTTTACTAGGCAACCCTGGAGAAGAAACCAGGGACAAGGGGCACCTGGAAGAAGGGACTTCAAACAGGACAAAAAATCGGCATGA
- the LOC121395214 gene encoding lamina-associated polypeptide 2, isoforms alpha/zeta-like isoform X2, with product MSCRRSGSRGSPPLREESQRRKTPRTDCIACGEAAILGKRLCEKCLQEVAGPSSDQLHSIKDWMQTTIKKSMSDMVNVVTEKVLHNLDERHKAPSSMTEVSDRPHRNTHYSSVSEGELSLTDQEEEEQSEDTCSFNLEYLEPLIKAMRFSLELDNTEDTPKHDKMFRSAVKKGEKFPVHRVIKETILEEWKTPDKKRNFSRRLKKMYPFEEEDSKLWQASPKVDAAITRVARRTTLPVDEGVSLKDAMERRQDMTLKKSYLTCGMSNQASIAITTLARANHIWIEELEQAVKAGTDRKKLIEMIQDVKTANEFTTEASMDLVRLSAKAMGLSVAARRALWLRHWHADPQSKHNLCSLPFEGSLLFGERLDKIISKASAGKSAFLPQDKRDKRPFRKNPLQEAKQYRPGKPFTRQPWRRNQGQGAPGRRDFKQDKKSA from the exons ATGAGCTGCAGACGCTCAGGCTCCAGGGG GAGTCCCCCATTAAGAGAGGAATCTCAAAGAAGGAAGACTCCCAGAACTGATTGTATTGCATGCGGAGAAGCAGCAATTCTAGGCAAAAGGCTCTGTGAGAAGTGTCTGCAGGAAGTGGCTGGGCCCTCCTCTGATCAACTGCACTCTATTAAAGACTGGATGCAGACTACCATAAAAAAATCTATGAGTGATATGGTCAATGTAGTTACTGAGAAAGTACTACACAATCTAGATGAAAGACACAAGGCGCCCTCCTCTATGACTGAGGTCAGTGACAGACCTCACAGGAACACGCACtactccagtgtttctgaagggGAGCTATCTTTAACCgatcaagaagaagaagaacagtcTGAAGATACCTGTTCTTTCAACCTTGAATACCTAGAGCCACTCATCAAAGCAATGAGATTTTCTCTGGAACTTGACAATACTGAGGATACTCCTAAACATGACAAAATGTTCAGATCAGCggtcaaaaaaggagaaaaattccCGGTACACAGAGTCATTAAAGAAACCAttttagaggaatggaagacgcCAGATAAAAAACGTAATTTCTCCAGAAGACTTAAAAAGATGTATCCATTCGAAGAAGAGGACTCAAAACTCTGGCAAGCCTCCCCTAAGGTGGATGCGGCCATCACTAGAGTGGCTCGACGTACTACCTTGCCTGTGGACGAAGGAGTCTCGCTAAAAGATGCGATGGAAAGAAGACAAGACATGACACTCAAAAAATCGTATCTAACATGTGGAATGTCCAACCAAGCCTCCATAGCCATTACCACTCTGGCCAGAGCCAACCACATTTGGATAGAAGAACTGGAACAAGCTGTCAAAGCGGGAACAGACAGAAAAAAGCTTATTGAAATGATCCAAGATGTCAAAACCGCAAACGAATTCACTACGGAAGCATCCATGGATCTTGTCAGACTCTCGGCCAAAGCTATGGGCCTTAGTGTGGCGGCCCGTAGAGCTCTCTGGCTGCGCCACTGGCATGCTGACCCGCAAAGTAAACATAACCTTTGCTCCCTCCCATTTGAAGGGTCACTTCTGTTTGGTGAAAGACTCGACAAAATCATATCCAAAGCCTCTGCAGGAAAATCGGCTTTTCTTCCTCAGGACAAAAGAGACAAGAGGCCCTTTAGAAAAAATCCCCTGCAGGAGGCCAAACAGTATAGACCGGGAAAGCCCTTTACTAGGCAACCCTGGAGAAGAAACCAGGGACAAGGGGCACCTGGAAGAAGGGACTTCAAACAGGACAAAAAATCGGCATGA